The Dromaius novaehollandiae isolate bDroNov1 chromosome 31, bDroNov1.hap1, whole genome shotgun sequence genomic sequence CATGGACATGGTAAAAATGTAGCATAGCTGACTGCTGCTTTAAGGAAAACAGGAGAGAAGCATAATGTAAACCTCACCCTCTTCGCGGAGCAAACATGAGGAAGAAAAGTTTGCACAGTAGAAGGACACAGCTGGTTTATCACAAGGCAAACTGGCTCTGTTAATTATCTTGTCTTGTCATAGGTGACCAAGAACATCggttttatttctgttaatatGTATGACTGCTTCCGTCAGAACAGTCAGTAAAATCCCCATGGAAAATCAAATAGCTTTTACATATCACCTTCTGAACACCAAAATGTCTGCAGAAAGTCTCCCTTATACTCTCAGCATTGCCATGACTAGTTATAAAGAAGGGTAGGATTAAGTGCACCAAAATTAACTTCATTTGCTATGATCAAGATGCTTAAACAGAGGTGATCAATGAGCTTCCAGCTGCCAGTCCCAGAGAGACTTTGGCTGCTTTTGTCAGCCAGCTACAGTTCTTACTGCAGAAGTCCAAGCACAGAGTCTGGTGGTGTCATTATCAATTTATATGGAGACTACCTTGGGCACAGGAGCTCCTTTCCTTTTGTTGGGTCTTAACATCTTCATGAATTGTATTCAGCTTGCAGATTAGGTCACTTAAGGTGATATTCAGGAGCTTAAGCAAGATCTGAGACACAACCTGGGGATGACATACAGCATCAGACAGTCACAGAACAATTGAAGTTGGAAGACAccagtctctagtccaacctctttCTCAAAGCAGGTgtagttagagcaggttgctcagggccttgtccagttgagttttaaatatctccaagaatggtgATTCTTCCACATCTGTGGTCCCTGATCAAGGGTTCTGCTCCCttatagagaaaaagaaatgttggcAACCTGCTctcattgtctctcatcctcttactgtgcacctccaagatgagtctggctccatcctctgtACATCTCCCATTAATAAGCTGTAAGCAGCCATAAAAGCTCCCCTTTGCCTTCTCCAGGCAAAgccagatctctctctctcctcataCATGATGTGCTCCAGGCACCCATAACCATCTTGATGgctctgctggacttgcttcagtatgTTAATGTCTGCCTTGAACCTAAAACGGACACAATGTCCAGATGTGGATTAGAGGGGAAGAATCTATTCAGCAAGATATGATTTGAGGAGAATACCTTCCTTCTACATACTGGCTACACTCCTGATAATACAGCCCAGatgcagttggccttccttgctgcaatgGCACACTGCTTATTCCTGTTCAACTTGTGGACCACTAGGAACCAcagctccttttctgcagagcagctttctAACAAGTTGGCCCCCAGCCCATCCTATTGCATGGGTTTATTCTGTGCCAGGGACACAATTTGGAATTTGCCTTTGTTGAGTTTCATAAGGTTCCTCTCAATCTATTTCTCCAGattgtctaggtccctctgaagaGCAGACCTTCTTTCCTACATATCAATCACTACCCCAACTTTGTCATTATCTGAAAAACTGCAAACAGTGTACTTTATcctatcatccaggtcattaagaAAGGCTTTAAACAGTTTTGGACTAGTATCAGTCCCTGACAGGTACCACTGGTATTCAGCCTCTGGCTGCACTTTgtaccactgatcacaaccctttgagcccaatGGTCCAGCCATCTCATCATCCACTTATCCAGTCCATAtgtccccagtctggctacaaagatATTATTGGAGACCATGTCTACGGCGTTGCTTAAATCAAGGTATACAGCATCTACTGTTTTTTCCTTATCCATAGGGCAGAAAAGAATGCAATTCAAATTGTCAGGTATGATTTGCCccggtaaatccatgctgactgtcccccccaccacacacattTGTGCTTCATGTGCCTGAACTTGGCTTTGAGGAAGATTTACTCCTTCATCTtctcagggactgaggtgaggctgaatggcctttagatccctgggtcctcctccttggcCTTCCTAAAGACCAGTATGTGATGCTTGCCTTCtttcagtcctcaggaacctcccctgaCTGCCATGACAATAGAAAGCAGCCTCACTCAGGCTTTGGCCGCGTCTCTCAGCACCTTCAGATACATCCTGTCTGGTCCCATGAACTTGTGTGTCTAATTGTATCTTCCTCTATAATGGATGGCGCTTCACTCCTGCAGAGTCTGCTAGTAAGTCTGGCTATCAGGGAGACCAGAAGGCATGCCGTACCAGTGAAAaccaaggggaaaagaaaagtgctgagtatttcatctttttcatgGTCTTTGTCACTCGGTCCCAACTCCACTGAGCACTGAGTGCACATTTCCCTTAGCTTTCTTTTTGCAGTCCGTGCACTTACAGCAGCCTGTCTTGCTGCTCTTCACATCCCTTACTAGTTTCAGCTTCAGCTGAGCTTTGCCTTTCCTGACTCCATCCCTGCATATATATGGCATAGGACCCATGGGCAGCTCACAcccttctggagtggcagctggagtCCTGGGCATCTCAAATGACACTAGCATGACAGCTGTATCCCAGCTTCCATTGCCTACAACAGGAATTGAGACTCCAAGTCCATGTAGCTAGATAAATTTTGGTCTATTCTTCCGCAATCTGAGTCCAGGCAGAGTGACCACGGGGGAGAGCATCTCACCCTGACTCTGTTATTgtcaatagaaaaaaaaggtatttccagTCCAGATAACCCATCATACATCTCCTTGGGATTTGATGtgtttccttccttctgcctAGAAATGTCTgcttctttccattgactagaaaagCAATGGAGACAACTAGCTCAGTTATAAAAAAGACCCATCACAATAGCAAGGAAGATCCTGCAATTTGCTCTTCATGCATTTCTGAGGGATAAAGCTACAAAGGAAATGGGGCTCTCAGGGCTTAGTGTAGCAATGCCACCAAATCAGTGACCCTATGGCCGTGTGTGTAACTGCTCATGTTTACTTCAATTTACTTTTCAGATCAGATTTAACCAGAGCATTACAAGAAACAGTGAGACAGATGAACAGCCTTGGGTTGTGGTGTTTCTTCTGTGTCAAGCTTCTGTTCCAGATCTCCTGTGCAGGTAAATGTCTCATCTTTCTGCCTTCTCAGAGCACTCACAACATCCATCATTTGCTTGCTTTGTTCTTATTCTTGCCTGCAGTCATCCTCCATTGTCCGCAGTGGGAGACAGTACTGTAAGGGCTGACTTTGGTTGCCTAAAGTGAAGCATCTAACGTCATTTGAGGTTGGGTGAAGTACTGCACTTTCCCTGTGGCATCCTCTACAGAAGGACATGGGTTTCCAGTGGGTCTTGTACTGACTCCTGCTTCAAGATCACATCAGAACACTTGCATTTAGGCTCCTACATTTAAGTGTATTTACTTGATGCTTGCTTGCTCTGGGCTTGATTGCCTGGGCTCTGGCCCAGCAGAACTCAGACGACTCCTTCCCAGCCACAAAGGCTGCTCTCTCCAGCCCTCCCTTGGGACTTTAAACTTGGTATGgccctctctcttcttccctctcttcatcctcttctttcttcttcccagtCACATCTCCACTCTATGACCTGCAAATTCTCTTACTTCACTACCTCCTCCATCCTGTGAACAACACACGCAAAGCTCCAACAGCTCACTAGTCTGCTCTGATTCACCCTACTGTAGCTGCCTGCAGTCATGCTGGGACAGTTTGCATGGGGTTTATTTCAGGCTTTTgggaaacacaaataaaaattagCTCACTACCCCATGAATGCCATTTATCAAATAAATGAATTGTCTGTTGAGTTGATGAGTCTTGGCAATGTGTACTTTCAAAGATTTCAGACCATATCTTGTCTCTTTCCCAGAGAATTCTGATGTATCCAGATGGATCCAAGATGACCATATCATCCTGATATTTCTTGCTGTTATAGCCTGCATTCTCAGCCCTTTTGCCATTGTGTTCCTCTTTTGGTACTGTTCAGGTATGGATAATTTCTCCCACATTAGCAGACTGTGTGTGTACTTATAGCATAAAGCCAAACTCCACTGCCTTCATCCCATCTTTATTGGCTTGGCTTCCAGGAGAGGCTGGTGGGTTAGCCAGGACCAGCTGGTTCACACTTTGCCAGGTGAACAACGAATGATCGCAGATGCTATGGTGTTGTGGCATGTGGGCACTGGTCATCAGCCTGGGCCAAGACTAGAAAAGTGGTCCTGGTTCCAATTTTCACCCCCTTCCTTCTGTACGAGGGGCAAGGGTAAGCTTGACATTAAAACCTCAGCCTGGAGGGACCATCTGTCCCACCAGATCTTGTGCAGAGTACCAAGGCCCCAGGAAGTCCCTGACAACATTGGTGGAACAGGCACACTTTCTCCTGGCTGTGCCAGTGAAGTCAGGTTCAGCCTGGAAGGAATTATTGTTAAGCTGTTTTCACCTCCACTGGGTAATTTCATATTATCTCTGGTCTTTTTACAGGATTCCATTCAAAAGATCCTGAAAGAGGTAAAGTTTGGGCTAGAGCAAAGTAAAGTTTGATAATTGTACATGCCTTTGTTAATACTTTTTTGGGTGTCTGAGTGTGTGTTCAGTGCAAGTGTTCAAAGAAGTGAGGAGTAAAACTATAATTTCACAGCTGCTGTAAATAATGAGTTAAACAGTGTATGAGACATTTTGCAAGTATTGCATATGGCTGAGACTCATCCTATAGAGGTAAGATTTAAACTGATACTATTTTCATATTGTTTAAACTATCTAGGGTGTGTGGTCTGGAACTGGGATAGGAGATGAAGAAGATTAAGCAGCGCAGTCCCCCTTCCAGATCTTGGATGCATCATCTGTGATCATGGCATCTGCACAGAGCTAGTGTGGGAGGTTTCAAGTCCTCATTAAAAAAGCTACAGTGGGATCCAGCTTGACCTAATTTCACACTGAAATGGCCGTGCCCCTCCCTGTAATTAATCCAGGGACAAATCCAGTGGCTCTAACACCTAGTTTCACTGCAGACATTGTGGTATATCCTTCCTGGTCTCCAGACCTATTGTCTTCAGAAGATAGTAGGTTATGTGTCATATGTGCCATCTTGGAGGATGCCTCCAATACCCTAGTACATCTCAGTGGTGGTACACTCCACAGCTTGGGCAAGTGAATCCTGCTCCAATCAACACAGTCAGTGAAAACTTGAGAGTAATTCTGCTCATCTTAGAGGAGACATTTGCAGCTGGTCACCCAAACAGTGCTTCACACTGTGCTGTCTGTGTTCATTAGATCTCTTTCAACTGTACTAGGTGcttaaatatcttttatttttttgtgcacCTACATGTAGACATCCTAGCTGAGAATCACAATTTACCTCAAGATTACAGTGGTTAAATTTTGGCATACACGTACCAGTGTCTATGTATGGCTGAGGTGTCTAAACCCCTGTTATCACCAATGTTTGGGACTCATTTGCACAGATAAGAGTATGTGAGTGCCATTTCAGATATCCTAAGATACCCTGCTTGCCTCCCATGTAGCACCACGTGGCTACCTGGAGTCTCTTAGTATACCCAAAAGGCTCTAAATACCTATGAATGGGAGAGTGAATCTAGTCCTGCACCTCCATTTGCCATCAGAGGGCAACTTGAGGAGGCATCTGTTCTCTTATGAAACTGGTGAAAAGCAGGGGGCAGAGGGAAGGTGGAATTGTCCCTGGAAGTGACTTTGTCTCTTCGTGGACTGTATAGGACACCTGGATAATCAACTCATATAGGCACCTTTCAAGTTTTGCTGCTATGACTTGCTTTGATGAATGTAGGGGTAATAACTGGAATCTTGTCTTCTGTTTTGATTTCCTTTTAAGGGAGACTCATCAATAAAAATGAAGGTAGGGGGTCGTGACACTATTCCACTGTTCACTGCTCACACAAATTAGTAAAGAGCTAAGAAATATGTCTTATTCACCTTCTCGTTCTTAGAGGGTGGGGAAGGTACATCCTGCTAAACCAGGTTCTCAAAAAGCCAGTGTGCAAGACTGCAACCAATATTGTTGAGAACCTCCATTTCCTACTGGATCCCTTATGAAAGCAATAGCATTgcaaaggcatttaaaaatgatttggCACATGCTTCTGTTCTTAAGAAGTCCTGATGGAGCTTTACTAAAGCACACATCTTTATCCCATAAGAGAACTAATTAGGAGAACAAGAAGGGTGGGTTGTGCCTCCCTTTGGTCATTTAAAGGGAATGTTTCCAGGCTAAGCTCCCTCTGTGTCTTTAAGAGGAATCCTGTTGAATCACTCTGGAGGTGCCTCTGTCCATGGACAAGGGGAGGAGGTTATAGGACTAGCTCAGCCTGGGTATCCACCCTTTTCACAAATAAAGCTCGGGAGGGATGCACTGCTTCAAAGCCTGTTGTTGCTTCAGCCCACTTGGTATCCAGGGAAGATGTTAAATCTGTTGTGGAAAGAGGTAGATAGAAAGAAGCATTACTGGACAAGAAGCGCAAGCTTGGCAGTCCCCGTTTAGTGTTTTACTGACAGCAGTATCTGGGAGTAGTGTTTTCTCAGGATGGTTGTGTCTGAGGAGGCAGGGTACATTGACTCATCAGTAAACAACCAGAGCTTATCTACAACTAGGAGGGATCATCATTGCTAGCATCTTTTCAGGGGTGAAAAAGGGGAACGGACAGGAGAAAGAGATGGATctcagcaaaaggaaagaaggtGGGTTCTCTGGGAGTTGGAGGCAAGTTCATTTTGGGCAGATTGTGTTACCAGAAACATTCTGAAACCCAGAAATAGGATGTGTActcactaaaatatttttcactctttTACAGAAAATGTGGCTGTAATATTAGGTAAGTCTGTACAATCCCTGTCAAGTGTCTATGCTAATAACAAAATGTACGGTCACTTATCTTGTGCTCTTGACACTTTGCAGTTCAGAATTATGTTGGAGGAGAAATCAGGTTTTTCCCTAGAACAATTTATTTCTTGCATTACACACATCACTCCAGGAACAGATACAATCACAGACACTCAGGTTTGCGTCAGAAAACTGGTCCATGACATAGATTTCTAGTTATTAGTCCTGGCTTACTGCTAAGAATGGATGTCATGGTGCAGGGCAGGACCCAAGAGATGCCTGGGCTCCTTTCCCTTCTGTGCGAGCTACTGCTGTTCTCCTTCTCCAAGCGCAGTCAGTGGCAAGACTGAATGCAAACTCTCAATACAAACTAACACTGTGAAGACACAGCAGGCCActgcaaaaaacatgtttttacaGGCACCCACTTAAACACAAACATCACTCTCAGTCCCACAGACCCCCTTAAGCATTCCCAAATGATTTGACATTGTCCCATGAGACCCATggcaatctttttttccttcttagcagCTACAAAGTTCCATTTCAAAAGGGATGCAAAGGCGGAGGATCTCGGTGTCTGTGCATTTTGTCTGAGCTGATGCTTCTTGTGACACATAGCATCTTTTAAAGAATTACAAACAGAAGTTGAACCTTTacctgtgtttttgtttgtttttttttcttttacctttagAAAAAGATGACAAAGAGAAAGGTAAGTGAATCTCTATCCCATAAGTACTGATATTAGAGGAGCATTCCTCAAATAGtaaaaaatgaatcaaaaataattgaaaacaatCAGCTGCATTTTCGCCTAGCCTCATTGGTGCTGACCTTGCAATGTGGTTTGCTAGCCTGCTCTGAGGCCCACATCAGCTCTTCAAACCACTCCTCCTCTTTCTTCACTAGTTGATCTTTCTTGGGCTGCCTGACATTCTTGTCTGGTTTCACTTCTGTTTTGCTCTGATACTTGGCAGTTTacttttggcttctttttttaatcctagcTCTTCAAAAGTCTCCCCGTAGCTCAAAGAACTATCCATCTTCCTCTTCCTTACCAGACACACTAAActaaattttgtttaatttaatttaatttaatttaatttaatctatttttattctatttttattctcttgCAGAAGACATGAGAAAAAGAATTGGTAAGTTTATCTAATCCTTGCTGCAGTTTGCGCTGTGCAAATGAAGCACAGAGAAAATTATTTGTCTTCTGCAGTCAGGGAATCCTGCACTATCTGTATTTTACCTCAGTGGGAAGGATTTTGGAGGTTATCTTCTATGACTTAATCAAAACTCTGAGAGGAAATGTCTATCATAATCATAACTTTCAAACCACAGCAGAATAATTAGTTCTTTGTAGTGGCAGGGAAGGTGCCCTGCATTTCTGATGCTGCAAGTGTCCTGCAAAAGAGAGCAGGGCTGGAGGTTGGTGTATGGTTTGGTGGGAACAAATAGCTGCCCTGGGTGGTGTTCTGGGTCAGTCTTTCTTTCTAAACTTCCTGGATGAAGGTCAAAGTATGATGAAGATGATGCAGATGCTGAAGACTTAGCTGTTTTTCCTGGGTTTTTAGAACTTGAGTAATGCATGGAGTTACTcaggaatatatatataatatattgcaAGGTGAAATATATGAGAAGGCTTTTTAGAGGTAATCCCATTTTGCGTCACTAATTTGCTGTCATGTCTCTTCATCTGCAGACTTCCTGGAAAAATGTTGTTGTAGAGGTGAGAGCATTTTGACTTGTTGGGAAGAAAGGGGGGAATCCTGCATTATGTTCTTGCTCTCacaattttaatttgcatttgaaagaaaTTCCAAAGGTGAGTGGTcccatttgctttgttttctctgcctcttttgcCAATCTGCCACACCAGAGTAATTAGCAGTGATGAATGCACTTTAATTTTGCTGTGTCCCAGATGGTCACACATGCACACTTGCATGTCTGCATTGGTGACAAACCTAAAGTATGCAGCTCAACCTTATTCCCTTTTGAAGTTGGAGCCAGTACAACAATGACATGCTCATTCAGATAGAGGGTTGGTCTTGACAGTGATAGAAGGGGCAGGAAATTTGGAGAATTTGTGGAAAAGGATGCtgattccttctttcttttttgtctctttttcccttttgaggTTGATTCAGGTTGCTTGATTGCTTCTCAGATAGCAGGGAAGAGTTTACAAGATGATTTGTGCTTCCTTGCAGACACCATTGTCCTGGATGCTGACACAGCTCACCCTAGACTGGAAGTGTTTGAAGAAGGGAAGAGTGTAAGGGATTCAGGGACAGTTAGAAAGGTGGCCACCGATAGCACAAGGTTTGACTCCCACACCTTCATCTTGGCAACTGAAGGCTTCACCTCTGGGAAACACTACTGGGAAGTGAATGTGGGTAAGAAAAATAACTGGGAATTGGGAGTAGCTTCTGAATCAGTGGGTAGAAAAGGGACATTGACTCTCTGCCCTAAGAATGGCTTTTGGGTCATAGCGCTAGTTGATGGGAGAGATTATTGGGCCCGCACTGAGCCTTGGACAAGACTGACTGTGAGGAAGAAACCACAAAAGATTGGGATATTCCTGGACATCGCAAACAAGCAGCTATCATTCTACGATGTCCACAGCCAAATTCCTATGTACACTTTCACCATCACTGATGGTGATGGTAGGAAAGGGAAGCTCTATCCCTTCTTCTCCACGGGTATCACTACTGCGAGGCCAGACCATGAGCCATTGAGATTATGCCCTAAAGAAGAGTAGATGGTGAACTCTCCTGTAGGGCACTGACAAAGCTACCTTCATGGGCAACCCTTTTGTTCTGTCCCATGTTACAGCTCCCATAAGGAGTAGTAAATGATTGGTAAAGGGCATTATTggggaaaacacaaaataaagaacacATTAATCAAGTCAGTTCCAGATACTCTCTTCCATGATTTTCAAGTCAATGTAATCGTACATCATCCTAagtcactgggattttttttttaaactaatgctTAACATTTTTAGAGCCTGTATATTTAGGGATACATAATTGCCGTAATTTTCTGATGATGTTTATTTGCTTTCTTatcttttgtgtgcatgtgttctCTATACATTGGATATAAGTGTGAATTTTCACCACAAACACATGTTAAAATTTCAGTCAAAATGAGTGAAAGCTTAATAGCTCATATAATGTAACACAACTTATAATGTAACATAATATAGCTTATAACATAATATCACGTTTTTAACCAAACTCAGTTCAGTAAATCATCACAAGCACGGTATCATTTTGCCTTGACATGAATTACAGCTTTGGAGAGTATTCACTATTTAAATTAATTGAATGAAAATATAGTCTAATAAGACTAAATCATCATGAAGATTTTagactggaagaaaaatacattaaacatgTCTGGAGGATTACATGCAGTAAATTATTTCATCCACTATACTAAGGTAAAGATTCATTTCCCGTGAGAGTCACTCCTGCATTCTAAGTAGGACCTGCTAGAAAATGAGTGAGCAGTGTGAACACCTGCCTAAACAAACCTTCTGAAGCACCGGTTGATACTGCAGAGAAGGAAGTAGAATGTACTTCGGAGAAGGGAGGATTCCCAACAGCTCATAGAAAAGTGAGAATGGCCTCACCTAGTTGTTGCCACACCTCATTGTCTTCCTTGAATCTGAATGTGGATGTTGATGTGCACAGAGCTCGGAACAGGGACTGTGTCCTATTATTTGCCTATAGAACTTCTCCATCATTTTAAGCACTGTAAAGACCAGTCTTTACTAGCACTCTGCATTGCTCTGTCAGGTTCTTTAATACACACTGGAACTGCATTGACACTCAGACTTCTTATTCACCTGTTGAAcgtttgcctttttgcttttaatctaatgaataaaatcactttttctcAGCTTGAATTACCTGTCTTTCCTGTGGTTTCCTTTGCCAGTCACTGCCTTAGGCCTTAGGCCTTTTCCACATATTCTTCAGGTTAGTgtcagagagctggggggggggggggggggggggggggaccacaCATGCAGGGCATGATTTGAGAGCTTCACTAGAAAAAGGAAGATTCTTTATGGGATTTCATTGCAGTATCCCCAGTGAGGATAACGTGGTGGGTTTCTGAAGAGGAGGTTGTTTTAACACAAGAACAAATGGAAGTCCCTTGTGACAAAGGTGAGGTTCAGGAAAAGAGCTTCACAGAACTTGCTCTTCTCACTCCTTCAATGTTCCTAATTGTATGCATCTTTAAGGGAATTCTGTAGCTCCCAAAGGAGGATATGTCAGTCACTGTCCCAGGTGTTGCAAACAGTACAACAGGAATAGACTGTACTTAGGAAACAAGGGAATGCTCTCCAGAGGACCATTCCAACCTGAACTTTGCTGTGTTTCCATGACATTCCCACTGAGTCATGTGTATCTGATATTTGGATCACATCTGAGCTTCATTATCTGTGGATCCTGGTAAGCTGTGTGATCACTGACACACTGGGAGCAGTTGCATGGGTGAGGTTCTTGTATTGGTCCAAACCCAGTGTGGCTGGAGCCTCTTTTATGCACTCATTTCTCTTATCCGTAAATGACAATCTTCTCATTAAGTCTCTGCAAACAGCATgacttattttctgcttttattggttAACATCAGGCAGGAAACACAGCTGATATTTTTTGCACATGGGAAGCTCATCTgctttgcatgatttttttctacCTGTGACACCAAGCTACCCACCTTAGGAGGAGGCACAGTGCTACAGATGTGTACAAGGCAACACAGGGCAAAATCTGCTCAGATGTCTCCTCCTTTTCAAGCCCCCTTCCCTCACTGAAGACATCACAACATCATTCATGTTGGAAGAGACCACAGGGACTGTCTAGGCCATcctcctactcaaagcagggtcagctgtgcgGTCAGATCAGaatgctcagggctttatccaatTGGGTCTTAACTCCAAGAACGGAGACTGGACAGCCTCCCTGGGCTTCTGTTGCACTGCTTCCCttttcccacagagtctgcagGGAGTTTTGGCTTTTGGCCA encodes the following:
- the LOC112995351 gene encoding E3 ubiquitin-protein ligase TRIM39-like isoform X1 encodes the protein MNSLGLWCFFCVKLLFQISCAENSDVSRWIQDDHIILIFLAVIACILSPFAIVFLFWYCSGFHSKDPERGRLINKNEENVAVILEKDDKEKEDMRKRIDFLEKCCCRDTIVLDADTAHPRLEVFEEGKSVRDSGTVRKVATDSTRFDSHTFILATEGFTSGKHYWEVNVGKKNNWELGVASESVGRKGTLTLCPKNGFWVIALVDGRDYWARTEPWTRLTVRKKPQKIGIFLDIANKQLSFYDVHSQIPMYTFTITDGDGRKGKLYPFFSTGITTARPDHEPLRLCPKEE
- the LOC112995351 gene encoding butyrophilin subfamily 1 member A1-like isoform X3; translation: MNSLGLWCFFCVKLLFQISCAENSDVSRWIQDDHIILIFLAVIACILSPFAIVFLFWYCSGFHSKDPERGRLINKNEENVAVILEKDDKEKEDMRKRIDFLEKCCCRDTIVLDADTAHPRLEVFEEGKSVRDSGTVRKVATDSTRFDSHTFILATEGFTSGKHYWEVNVGKDSFPVRVTPAF
- the LOC112995351 gene encoding E3 ubiquitin-protein ligase TRIM39-like isoform X2, whose amino-acid sequence is MNSLGLWCFFCVKLLFQISCAENSDVSRWIQDDHIILIFLAVIACILSPFAIVFLFWYCSGFHSKDPERENVAVILEKDDKEKEDMRKRIDFLEKCCCRDTIVLDADTAHPRLEVFEEGKSVRDSGTVRKVATDSTRFDSHTFILATEGFTSGKHYWEVNVGKKNNWELGVASESVGRKGTLTLCPKNGFWVIALVDGRDYWARTEPWTRLTVRKKPQKIGIFLDIANKQLSFYDVHSQIPMYTFTITDGDGRKGKLYPFFSTGITTARPDHEPLRLCPKEE